From one Rosa rugosa chromosome 4, drRosRugo1.1, whole genome shotgun sequence genomic stretch:
- the LOC133706580 gene encoding mitotic-spindle organizing protein 1A-like has protein sequence MDADAAKTARESLDLAFQMSNILDTGLDRHTLSILIALCDLGLNPEALAAVVKELRNDLGPLTPQDAARHVP, from the coding sequence ATGGATGCGGATGCTGCAAAAACAGCCCGGGAGTCTCTGGACCTAGCATTTCAGATGTCCAACATTCTTGACACAGGGCTTGATCGTCACACCCTCTCCATCCTTATTGCACTCTGTGATTTGGGTCTCAACCCTGAGGCATTGGCTGCTGTTGTCAAGGAGCTCCGAAATGACCTCGGCCCACTTACACCACAGGATGCTGCTCGTCATGTTCCGTGA